In Chitinivibrionia bacterium, a single window of DNA contains:
- the typA gene encoding translational GTPase TypA yields the protein MEQKNLRNVAIIAHVDHGKTTLVDKLFEQGGMFGEREARQDRMMDSMDIEKERGITIAAKNGTLHYRDHCINIIDTPGHADFGGQVERVLRMADGVLLVVDAQEGPMPQTFFVLKKALQFRLPIIVVVNKIDKPAARPDYAVDMVFDLFVKLDAPSELLDFPIIYTSAKKGIATLDYKKEGTDMKPLLDMIIEKIPMPKGSITEPLQMLVSSLDYSPFLGRLGIGKITSGKMNINAPIVVIDRDGNSKPARISKIYRFEKNEKVPTTEAICGEIVAVAGLEDITVGVTYTCPQNPRPLPPVEIDPPTISMNFVPNDSGFAGKEGEFVTSRHIGDRLAKETLSDVALKVEELTDRVGFKVSGRGELHLSILIETMRREKYELQVTRPQVIYKEGEKGGKLEPWEELTIDVDPQYQGAVISRLGERKGQMVSMEPTDGGMTRLIYHIPTRGLLGYRGEFMTDTRGMGIMNYIFHAYLPFAGEIKNRHKGAMIVKENCTSLAYPLDNLQERGTLFIGPGVECYAGMIIGEHCRENDIVVNPAKGKKLTNHRASGSDDAVALTPHRVMGLEDCIDWISDEEMVEVTPKNIRMRKMHGYGTNL from the coding sequence ATGGAACAGAAAAACTTACGAAACGTCGCAATTATCGCTCACGTTGACCACGGAAAAACCACGCTTGTAGATAAACTTTTTGAACAAGGCGGTATGTTTGGAGAAAGAGAAGCCCGACAAGACAGAATGATGGACTCAATGGACATCGAAAAAGAACGCGGAATAACGATTGCCGCTAAAAACGGAACGCTTCACTATCGCGACCACTGCATAAATATTATCGACACTCCGGGGCACGCGGATTTCGGCGGACAGGTCGAGCGCGTTTTGCGAATGGCGGACGGCGTTTTGCTTGTGGTGGACGCTCAGGAAGGTCCTATGCCGCAGACGTTTTTCGTGCTGAAAAAGGCGCTTCAATTCCGCTTGCCTATTATTGTAGTGGTAAATAAAATAGACAAACCCGCGGCTCGTCCCGACTATGCCGTGGATATGGTTTTTGACTTGTTCGTAAAATTGGACGCTCCAAGCGAACTGCTTGATTTTCCTATAATTTATACTTCGGCAAAAAAAGGAATAGCAACGCTCGATTACAAAAAAGAAGGCACCGATATGAAGCCGCTTTTGGATATGATTATCGAAAAAATTCCGATGCCGAAAGGGTCAATTACAGAACCGCTTCAAATGCTTGTAAGCTCGCTCGACTATTCGCCGTTTTTGGGACGCTTGGGTATCGGAAAAATCACATCGGGCAAAATGAACATTAACGCGCCAATCGTGGTTATCGACCGCGACGGAAACTCAAAACCCGCGAGAATTTCAAAAATTTACCGTTTTGAAAAGAACGAAAAAGTGCCGACAACAGAGGCGATTTGCGGAGAAATTGTTGCCGTTGCAGGGCTCGAAGACATTACTGTCGGCGTTACTTACACCTGCCCACAAAATCCGCGCCCGCTTCCTCCAGTTGAGATAGACCCGCCGACAATTTCTATGAATTTTGTTCCTAATGACTCGGGTTTTGCGGGAAAAGAAGGCGAATTTGTAACATCGCGCCACATCGGCGACCGTCTCGCAAAAGAAACATTGTCCGACGTTGCGCTTAAAGTAGAAGAATTAACCGATCGCGTTGGTTTTAAGGTTTCGGGAAGAGGCGAATTACACCTTTCGATTTTGATAGAAACAATGCGCCGCGAAAAATACGAATTGCAAGTGACACGTCCGCAGGTAATCTACAAAGAAGGCGAAAAAGGCGGAAAGCTTGAGCCGTGGGAAGAGCTTACAATCGACGTTGACCCGCAATACCAAGGCGCGGTAATCAGCAGGTTGGGCGAGCGCAAAGGGCAAATGGTTTCTATGGAGCCAACCGACGGCGGAATGACGCGTCTTATATACCATATTCCCACGCGCGGACTTTTGGGTTATCGCGGCGAATTTATGACCGACACTCGCGGAATGGGAATTATGAACTACATTTTCCACGCTTATCTGCCTTTTGCAGGCGAAATAAAAAACCGTCATAAAGGCGCAATGATTGTAAAAGAAAACTGTACATCTCTTGCATACCCGCTCGACAACCTGCAAGAACGCGGCACCTTGTTCATAGGACCGGGAGTAGAATGCTATGCGGGAATGATAATCGGCGAACATTGCCGTGAGAACGATATTGTAGTAAATCCCGCAAAAGGCAAAAAACTCACCAATCACCGCGCTTCTGGCAGCGACGACGCCGTTGCATTAACTCCGCACAGAGTTATGGGATTGGAAGACTGCATAGACTGGATTAGCGATGAAGAAATGGTCGAAGTTACTCCTAAAAACATAAGAATGCGTAAAATGCACGGCTACGGAACGAATTTGTGA
- a CDS encoding glycosyltransferase family 2 protein yields MKKICVITMARNDEFFLNRWVAYYGKIFGEENLYIYLDGIDQVAPSGAGKTNVKIVEKQGIKVVDAEKRRLDFLSDRATELFSVGYELVIGCDADEFLIVEPNLHLSLAEYLSQIKIKTSVSALGIDVGQHLTKELPLDKSKPVLEQRNFALINSRFTKTSIIAKPVRWGRGFHRVNGHNFRIDKNLYLLHFGNIDYDALMEKFNSQDIIARGEQKHYKRARFRVIDTISNKKATDGDKNFGLARLIQTVFRPIYAWNKPSMLGMRWIVKIPERFKEMGI; encoded by the coding sequence ATGAAAAAAATTTGCGTAATAACAATGGCAAGAAACGATGAGTTCTTTTTGAACCGTTGGGTTGCTTATTACGGCAAAATTTTCGGCGAAGAAAACTTATATATATATTTGGACGGTATTGACCAAGTTGCTCCGAGCGGCGCGGGAAAAACAAATGTGAAAATCGTGGAAAAGCAAGGGATAAAGGTGGTGGACGCCGAAAAACGCCGCCTTGATTTTTTGTCGGACAGAGCTACCGAGTTGTTTTCTGTCGGCTACGAATTGGTAATCGGTTGCGACGCCGACGAATTTCTGATAGTAGAGCCGAATTTGCACCTTTCTTTGGCGGAATATTTGTCGCAAATTAAAATAAAAACAAGCGTTTCCGCTCTCGGAATTGATGTCGGGCAACATTTAACCAAAGAATTACCTCTCGACAAGTCAAAACCTGTTTTGGAGCAACGAAATTTTGCGCTGATAAATTCCCGTTTTACAAAGACAAGCATTATTGCAAAACCTGTTCGTTGGGGGCGGGGGTTTCATCGTGTAAATGGGCATAATTTTCGTATAGACAAAAATTTGTATCTTCTTCATTTCGGCAATATTGACTATGACGCGCTTATGGAAAAATTTAATTCGCAGGATATTATTGCACGAGGCGAACAAAAGCATTACAAGCGAGCGAGATTTCGCGTTATTGATACTATTTCAAACAAAAAAGCGACGGACGGCGATAAAAATTTCGGACTTGCGCGTTTAATTCAGACGGTTTTTCGCCCGATTTATGCTTGGAATAAACCGAGTATGCTCGGTATGAGATGGATTGTAAAAATTCCGGAGAGGTTTAAGGAGATGGGGATATGA
- a CDS encoding DUF4422 domain-containing protein codes for MTDDCKIKIPICYYQPWELPKNDIFLPIQAGKAVSKYDLKMQGDDTECNISEKNAVFGEFTVWYWVWKNIKKLYPDLEYIGLSHYRRFFDLEHPSSEFSVFRVPKIPNMNGYGERFIDKLSSADIILPKPAFFSCDVKSQHLPPGSVYQCIKEFMHEICPEYDEAFRAVFENNNGISLYCIFISRYELFDDYFSWLFRILFEAEKRPELFAHTGYEKRYLAFFAERLLSVYVLHHKLRVQYEPLYFISPNINYRNGIVKLCESILRYCTPHGLIDSPKRRSKEHRVQFAV; via the coding sequence TTGACAGATGATTGCAAAATAAAAATTCCGATTTGCTACTACCAACCTTGGGAATTGCCTAAAAATGACATTTTTTTGCCGATTCAAGCAGGAAAAGCGGTTTCAAAATACGACCTGAAAATGCAAGGCGACGATACCGAATGCAATATCAGTGAAAAAAACGCAGTGTTTGGCGAATTTACAGTATGGTACTGGGTGTGGAAAAACATCAAAAAACTTTATCCTGACTTGGAGTACATAGGACTGTCGCATTACAGACGTTTCTTTGACTTGGAGCACCCTTCCAGTGAGTTCTCGGTGTTTCGCGTACCCAAAATACCAAATATGAACGGATACGGAGAACGATTCATTGACAAACTTTCTTCGGCGGATATTATTCTGCCCAAACCGGCTTTCTTCAGCTGTGATGTAAAATCTCAACACTTACCACCCGGGTCGGTTTATCAATGCATCAAAGAATTTATGCACGAAATTTGTCCGGAATATGACGAAGCATTTCGGGCTGTTTTTGAAAACAACAACGGAATATCGCTATACTGTATCTTTATTTCAAGATACGAACTGTTTGACGATTATTTTTCGTGGCTGTTTCGGATATTGTTTGAAGCGGAAAAACGCCCCGAACTTTTTGCCCATACCGGATACGAGAAAAGATACCTTGCATTTTTTGCCGAAAGGCTACTTAGCGTATATGTATTGCATCATAAACTGCGAGTTCAATACGAGCCGCTGTATTTTATAAGCCCGAACATTAATTACAGAAACGGTATTGTTAAGCTCTGTGAAAGCATACTTAGATATTGTACGCCTCACGGTTTGATTGATTCGCCAAAACGCAGAAGTAAAGAACACAGAGTGCAGTTTGCTGTTTAG
- a CDS encoding capsular polysaccharide synthesis protein — translation MSVSQNITKFYTKTAVLFLRLTGKSKNECYSLKGEMLVNYFARKHLKTIENLPQKAIAVEKSPEIIWQFWDNPTGKKTPEIVKSSLETVKKFKGNFEHKILNNSTIENYSDLPGYILDKLKKGHIDYAHFSDLLRLNLLKNHGGIWLDATAYMTNFVPQYIADEDFFVFLTGNLTHFPYSFMQNCFIRSKKGNFLCEAWYEMCVEFWKKETKTLDYFQHQLMFKALVLNNPTAKNLFEKMPHISEDQTHQLVGDNLIRKFDENEWAQIKGASFFQKTRYKIKRNEIACSADYSDTYFSMLCNENL, via the coding sequence ATGAGTGTTTCGCAAAATATTACCAAATTTTATACAAAAACAGCCGTATTGTTTTTGCGCTTAACAGGCAAAAGCAAAAATGAATGCTATTCATTGAAAGGGGAAATGCTTGTAAATTATTTTGCTCGGAAACACTTGAAAACGATAGAAAACCTGCCTCAAAAAGCAATTGCCGTTGAAAAAAGCCCCGAAATAATTTGGCAGTTTTGGGATAATCCGACAGGAAAAAAAACTCCCGAAATAGTAAAGTCGTCGCTTGAAACCGTCAAAAAGTTCAAGGGTAATTTTGAGCATAAGATACTGAATAATTCTACAATAGAAAATTATTCGGATTTGCCCGGATATATTTTGGATAAACTTAAAAAAGGACATATAGATTATGCGCATTTTTCGGATTTGTTGCGCCTGAATTTACTGAAAAACCACGGCGGAATTTGGCTTGATGCAACTGCTTATATGACGAATTTTGTGCCGCAATATATCGCGGACGAAGATTTTTTCGTTTTTTTGACCGGAAATCTGACGCATTTTCCGTATTCTTTTATGCAAAATTGTTTTATACGAAGCAAAAAGGGCAATTTTTTATGTGAAGCGTGGTATGAAATGTGTGTCGAATTTTGGAAGAAAGAAACGAAAACTCTTGACTATTTTCAGCACCAGTTAATGTTTAAGGCGTTAGTTCTTAACAATCCGACCGCAAAGAATTTATTTGAAAAAATGCCGCATATATCCGAAGACCAAACGCATCAACTTGTCGGAGATAATTTGATAAGGAAATTTGACGAAAACGAGTGGGCGCAAATCAAAGGAGCGTCTTTTTTTCAAAAGACGCGGTATAAAATAAAAAGGAATGAAATCGCTTGTTCGGCTGATTATTCCGATACTTATTTCTCAATGCTGTGCAACGAAAACTTGTAA
- a CDS encoding glycoside hydrolase family 99-like domain-containing protein translates to MNKKLRALGVVLPQFHPIPENDEWWGKGFTEWTNVAKATPRFKGHYQPHIPADLGFYDLRLEEARIAQAELAKKHDIYGFCYYHYWFHGKQLLERPVNEIVASGKPDFPFCLCWANESWGRNWGGNEKCIIQEQKYSDEDHLNHINYLLKMFKDKRYIKVNGKPLFIIYRQKNIPNVEDMINKWNAEAKKAGFENGLYVLSATAFGADGSKEPLPTGFDASWNFLPFIFAKKNDFFRIARKIRSFFSSKDKVNPYSGVVDTALKEYKPVKEWKEYPTVYPGWDNSPRRKKKALVLHNSTPELYEKWLADTCEKFEPYSEEENFIFLNAMNEWAEGNHLEPDLKWGLKYLEATKSVLEKYK, encoded by the coding sequence ATGAATAAAAAACTTCGCGCTTTAGGTGTTGTTCTTCCGCAATTTCACCCGATTCCCGAAAATGACGAATGGTGGGGTAAAGGTTTTACCGAATGGACAAATGTTGCAAAAGCAACTCCGCGCTTTAAGGGACATTATCAGCCGCATATTCCCGCTGATTTGGGATTTTACGATTTACGCTTGGAAGAAGCAAGAATTGCGCAAGCCGAATTGGCAAAAAAACACGATATTTACGGTTTTTGTTATTATCACTATTGGTTTCACGGCAAACAACTGTTGGAAAGACCGGTAAACGAGATTGTGGCAAGCGGCAAACCCGATTTTCCTTTTTGTTTGTGCTGGGCAAACGAATCTTGGGGCAGAAATTGGGGCGGAAATGAAAAATGCATTATTCAAGAGCAAAAATATAGCGACGAAGACCACCTAAATCACATCAATTATTTACTTAAAATGTTTAAGGATAAGCGCTATATAAAAGTTAACGGCAAACCTCTTTTTATTATATATAGGCAAAAAAACATTCCCAATGTCGAAGATATGATAAACAAGTGGAATGCAGAGGCAAAAAAAGCGGGTTTTGAAAACGGGCTTTATGTTTTATCGGCAACAGCATTTGGAGCCGATGGGTCTAAAGAGCCGCTTCCGACAGGATTTGACGCTTCTTGGAATTTTTTGCCGTTCATTTTTGCAAAGAAAAACGACTTCTTCAGAATAGCAAGAAAAATAAGAAGTTTTTTTAGTTCTAAAGATAAAGTAAATCCGTATAGCGGTGTAGTCGATACTGCTTTGAAAGAGTATAAACCCGTAAAAGAATGGAAAGAATATCCGACAGTGTATCCCGGTTGGGATAATTCTCCGCGAAGAAAGAAAAAAGCGTTGGTTTTACACAATTCTACTCCCGAACTTTATGAGAAATGGCTTGCCGACACTTGTGAAAAATTTGAGCCGTACAGCGAAGAAGAAAATTTTATATTTTTGAACGCTATGAACGAATGGGCGGAAGGTAATCATTTAGAGCCGGATTTGAAGTGGGGATTGAAATATCTGGAAGCAACAAAGAGTGTTTTAGAAAAATATAAATAG
- the pseH gene encoding UDP-4-amino-4,6-dideoxy-N-acetyl-beta-L-altrosamine N-acetyltransferase yields the protein MVSLRKITESDTPLILKWRNSDFVMNNFVIREQFTEQGHKYWLENVIAKGKAVQYIILCDNIPIGSVYIRDIDNTHKKGEFGIFIGEQDFVGKGLSYLATIEILRIAFEELNLHRIYLRVFPDNIPAIKTYEKAGFVKEGILRDTVFVDGKFRDMLLMAVVNSKKKVRGS from the coding sequence ATGGTTTCTTTACGAAAAATTACAGAAAGCGACACTCCGCTTATATTAAAGTGGAGAAATTCGGATTTTGTTATGAACAACTTTGTCATAAGAGAGCAATTTACCGAACAAGGTCATAAATATTGGCTTGAAAATGTTATTGCCAAAGGAAAAGCGGTTCAATATATAATACTGTGTGATAATATACCCATAGGTTCTGTTTACATAAGGGATATTGACAACACTCATAAAAAAGGAGAATTTGGAATTTTCATAGGAGAACAGGATTTTGTCGGGAAAGGGTTAAGTTATTTAGCAACAATAGAAATATTGAGAATAGCCTTTGAAGAATTAAACTTACACAGGATATATTTACGAGTATTTCCGGACAATATTCCAGCAATAAAAACTTATGAAAAAGCGGGATTTGTAAAAGAGGGTATTTTGAGAGATACGGTTTTTGTTGATGGGAAGTTCAGAGATATGCTTTTGATGGCAGTGGTAAATTCTAAAAAAAAAGTTAGAGGCTCGTAA
- the rffA gene encoding dTDP-4-amino-4,6-dideoxygalactose transaminase: protein MINFNEAPFLGNEFDCIKEAIDSKHISGDGKYTKLCNSILEKQTGAKKALLTSSCTAALEMSALMLNLEPGDEVICPSFTFVTTASAFALRGAKIVFADIKNDTLNLDESLLEQAITSKTKAIIPVHYAGVSCEMDKILEIAKKYNLAVIEDAAQAVGSFYKDKPCGSIGDLGCFSFHETKNISCGEGGALLVNNENFIELAEIIREKGTNRSKFFRGQVDKYTWVELGSSYLPSDMLAAYLYPQLSKCEQINGKRIELWNNYHKNFEEFEKKGVINRPFIPANCKHNAHMYYLRFNDMDTRTKFINFMKQSGIMCVFHYVPLHSSPAGQKYGRVAGKMETTNNVGETLVRLPLFYGMDFETQNKVIEKANQFFRGL from the coding sequence GTGATTAACTTCAACGAAGCGCCTTTTTTAGGCAACGAGTTTGATTGCATAAAAGAAGCAATAGATTCAAAGCATATAAGCGGCGACGGTAAATACACCAAGCTCTGTAATAGCATTTTAGAAAAACAAACCGGTGCAAAGAAAGCGCTTTTAACAAGTTCTTGTACCGCTGCGCTGGAAATGAGCGCTTTAATGCTAAACTTAGAGCCCGGCGACGAAGTAATTTGTCCCAGTTTTACATTTGTCACAACTGCAAGCGCTTTTGCTTTGCGAGGAGCAAAAATCGTTTTTGCGGATATAAAAAATGATACATTGAATTTAGACGAAAGCTTACTGGAGCAAGCAATAACTTCCAAGACCAAAGCAATTATACCCGTGCATTACGCCGGTGTTTCGTGTGAAATGGATAAAATTTTAGAGATTGCAAAAAAATATAATCTTGCAGTAATAGAAGACGCAGCACAAGCAGTCGGCAGTTTTTACAAAGATAAACCTTGTGGTTCTATCGGAGATTTAGGGTGTTTTTCATTTCATGAAACAAAAAACATCTCTTGCGGAGAGGGCGGGGCATTACTTGTAAATAATGAAAACTTTATTGAACTTGCAGAAATAATAAGAGAAAAAGGCACCAATCGCAGTAAGTTTTTCAGAGGACAAGTGGATAAATACACTTGGGTGGAACTGGGAAGTTCTTATTTACCGAGCGATATGCTTGCGGCATATTTGTATCCGCAGCTTTCGAAATGTGAACAAATCAACGGCAAGCGAATTGAGCTTTGGAATAATTATCATAAAAATTTTGAAGAATTTGAGAAAAAAGGTGTAATAAATAGACCTTTTATTCCCGCGAATTGCAAACATAATGCGCATATGTATTATTTGCGGTTTAACGATATGGATACCAGAACAAAATTTATAAATTTTATGAAGCAAAGCGGTATTATGTGTGTATTTCATTATGTTCCGTTGCATTCAAGCCCTGCCGGACAAAAATACGGACGCGTTGCCGGTAAAATGGAAACCACAAACAATGTCGGCGAGACATTAGTCAGATTGCCTCTTTTTTATGGAATGGACTTTGAAACACAGAACAAAGTCATAGAAAAAGCAAATCAGTTTTTTAGAGGATTATAA